The following proteins are encoded in a genomic region of Syngnathus acus chromosome 22, fSynAcu1.2, whole genome shotgun sequence:
- the LOC119115909 gene encoding basal body-orientation factor 1-like isoform X1 — MTSPWRQRYTTSQSRLHERCCHHHWRTCTSSIWHFIFAEGKKMHRKKVVKVRKIKTGKGKKSEKRESKTDKDFDLDNAKAKVTLWELKLRLTEQTLAEYRESCGRLARVNDDLGNKLAHAERQILEATAHWQRLDAAKDEKMNALHDALKSQEAHALEQQNKLVEHYMLEINEMKELFRKRAGEFETIQDGMKTIEEFQTRKAQMEQELSDVRNIFFFSFSFPVALTYMITSLQIRKSMELAEKEHRENRIEMEYRFFTEKARLEKDAEETIAQMDKQAHHEAILQLDDASRCVFKENVRLNETLKHHMKEAEELHKLANSLAKENTALAVDKKTLDLLAKKNVAQMVAQKEELTRLKEKIDSLEKTLEEKRDEHERREEKMLLSSQVDKAELEKLQSVLSMREKELKHVKKLAGANMEQRSELERFFHEALALVKEEIAATRVQYKKETQQAYQWTLKQATAGKVKFPPIRTFQNTPYSTNSVYSDLEEAARWIHQPGSKVEISDLTWEQKEQVLRLLFAKMNRQRPRRANNLAAPSSDSHVAGEEHCALSTFITQAPDSLLPTNTNSLAEKRTT, encoded by the exons ATGACGTCTCCATGGCGACAAAGATACACAACTAGTCAGAGCAGGTTGCACGAGAGATGCTGTCACCACCACTGGCGTACTTGTACTAGTTCTATCTGGCATTTTATATTtgcagaaggaaaaaaaatgcacaggaAGAAAGTCGTCAAAGTGAGAAAGATAAAAACCGG AAAAGGAAAGAAGAGCGAAAAACGGGAGTCCAAAACCGACAAAGACTTTGACCTAGATAATGCCAAAGCCAAAGTTACCTTGTGGGAGCTGAAACTCCGACTAACAGAGCAGACTCTCGCTGAATATCGCGAGAGCTGCGGCCGGCTGGCACGCGTCAACGATGACCTTGGCAACAAGCTGGCACATGCTGAGCGACAAATCCTTGAAGCCACCGCTCACTGGCAGAGGTTGGATGCTGCCAAAGATGAGAAG ATGAATGCACTTCATGATGCGCTCAAAAGTCAAGAGGCGCACGCTCTTGAGCAGCAGAACAAACTG GTTGAACATTACATGCTTGAAATCAACGAGATGAAGGAGTTGTTCAGAAAGCGAGCCGGCGAATTTGAGACGATACAGGATGGAATGAAGACCATTGAGGAGTTCCAGACGAGAAAAGCCCAAATGGAGCAGGAGCTCAGTGATGTgcggaacattttttttttctcattctcATTTCCCGTGGCTTTGACTTACATGATAACTTCATTACAGATAAGAAAAAGCATGGAGCTCGCTGAGAAGGAGCACAGGGAAAATCGAATCGAGATGGAGTACcggttcttcacagaaaag GCTCGATTGGAGAAGGATGCTGAGGAAACGATAGCCCAGATGGACAAGCAAGCCCACCATGAAGCCATTTT ACAGCTGGACGACGCCTCGCGCTGTGTGTTCAAGGAAAACGTCCGTCTCAACGAGACACTGAAGCACCACATGAAGGAGGCAGAGGAGCTACACAAACTGGCAAACTCGCTGGCGAAGGAAAACACGGCCCTGGCAGTGGACAAG AAGACACTGGACCTGCTGGCAAAGAAAAACGTAGCCCAGATGGTGGCCCAAAAAGAAGAGCTGACTCGTTTGAAAGAAAAGATAGATTCTTTGGAGAAGACTCTGGAAGAGAAAAGGGATGAGCATGAGCGCCGTGAGGAGAAGATGCTGCTCAGCTCGCAAGTCGACAAAGCGGAGTTGGAGAAGCTTCAAAGTGTGCTCTCCATGCGGGAGAAAGAATTAAAGCATGTCAAGAAGCTAGCTGGCGCCAACATGGAGCAGCGGTCTGAGCTGGAGCGCTTCTTCCATGAGGCTCTGGCTCTGGTGAAGGAGGAGATAGCGGCCACTCGGGTTCAGTATAAAAAAGAGACACAGCAGGCTTATCAATGGACGCTCAAACAGGCCACGGCAGGAAAGGTCAAGTTCCCGCCCATCCGCACCTTCCAGAACACTCCATATAGCACCAACTCAGTCTACTCCGACTTGGAAGAAGCTGCACGGTG GATTCATCAACCGGGAAGTAAAGTGGAAATTTCAGATCTCACTTGGGAACAAAAGGAGCAAGTTCTCCGTCTCCTGTTTGCGAAAATGAATAGACAAAGGCCAAG GAGAGCCAACAATCTGGCGGCACCCTCGTCCGACAGTCATGTCGCTGG AGAGGAGCACTGCGCCCTGTCAACCTTCATTACTCAGGCCCCTGACTCCCTCCTTCCCACCAATACCAACAGCCTGGCAGAGAAACGCACCACATGA
- the coq6 gene encoding ubiquinone biosynthesis monooxygenase COQ6, mitochondrial → MLNLTRASIALNEFGRSFLAEKRFSVVKSIHRALVCAQHGDDRGNSEVYDVIISGGGMVGSAMACSLGMDPNLSEKKILLLEAGNKKVMETVPDSYSTRVSSISPGSATLLTGIGAWEHITKLRYKPYKKMQVWDACSDALITFDKDNLEEVMAYIVENDVVVAALTKQLDSLSENVKVKYRSKVIKYTWPTPHQTVRSIPWVQVTLASGETLHTKLLIGADGPNSMVRRELGIPTVKWNYDQSAVVAVLHLSEPTENNVAWQRFLPTGPIAMLPLSDTASSLVWSTSHHLAEELLLLDDECFVDAINSAFWSNENQSELVETAGSLFRSALATIMPSAGSPRQLPPSVASIGPKSRVMFPLGMGHASEYIRHRVALIGDAAHRVHPLAGQGANLGFGDVACLTQLLSQAAFNGKDLGAMQHLLEYESERQRYNLPMMAAIDLMKRLYSTNTAPVVLLRTFGLQATNMLPTLKEQIMAFASK, encoded by the exons ATGCTAAACCTTACAAGGGCTAGCATAGCCCTAAACGAGTTCGGGCGGAGTTTCCTGGCAGAAAAACGCTTTTCTGTTGTAAAAAGTATCCATCGTGCATTAGTGTGTGCACAGCATGGCGACGATCGTGGCAACAGTGAGGTTTATGATGTTATTATATCCGGGGGAGGGATGGTTGGATCTGCAATGGCATGTTCCCTCG GCATGGATCCCAACTTGTCAGAGAAGAAGATCCTTCTCCTAGAAGCAGGAAACAAGAAAGTAATGGAGACTGTTCCTGACAGCTACAGTACCAGAGTCAGCTCCATCAGTCCAGGCTCTGCTACACTCCTCACTG gCATTGGTGCATGGGAGCATATCACAAAATTGAGGTACAAGCCTTATAAAAAGATGCAG GTTTGGGATGCCTGCTCCGATGCCCTGATCACATTCGATAAGGATAATCTGGAGGAGGTGATGGCCTACATCGTGGAGAACGACGTGGTCGTGGCTGCACTCACCAAACAGCTGGACAGTCTGTCTG AGAACGTGAAAGTCAAGTACAGGTCCAAAGTGATCAAGTACACATGGCCGACGCCGCACCAGACGGTACGCTCCATCCCGTGGGTGCAGGTCACGTTGGCCAGCGGGGAAACGCTCCACACCAAGTTGCTT ATTGGAGCAGATGGACCCAACTCTATGGTGAGGCGGGAATTAGGCATCCCCACAGTCAAGTGGAATTACGACCAATCGGCTGTGGTTGCTGTGCTGCATCTATCAGAG CCCACAGAGAACAATGTCGCATGGCAGAGGTTCCTCCCAACAGGACCCATTGCAATGTTACCG CTCTCGGACACCGCAAGCTCTCTCGTGTGGTCAACCAGTCATCACCTGGCCGAGGAGCTCCTGTTGCTGGATGACGAGTGCTTTGTCGACGCAATCAACTCTGCCTTT TGGAGTAACGAAAACCAGTCGGAGCTGGTCGAGACGGCCGGGTCTCTCTTCCGGAGCGCCCTCGCCACCATCATGCCCTCTGCGGGTTCGCCTCGCCAGCTGCCCCCGAGTGTGGCGAGCATCGGGCCCAAATCTCGCGTCATGTTCCCTCTCGGCATGGGCCACGCATCGGAGTACATTAGGCACAGAGTTGCGCTCATTGG GGACGCAGCCCATCGTGTCCATCCTCTGGCCGGTCAGGGAGCCAACCTGGGCTTCGGGGATGTGGCTTGCCTCACACAGCTACTGAGCCAGGCCGCCTTTAACGGGAAGGACCTGG GAGCAATGCAGCACCTGTTAGAATATGAAAGTGAGCGCCAGCGGTACAACCTGCCCATGATGGCCGCCATCGACCTCATGAAGCGCCTCTATTCCACCAATACCGCTCCCGTGGTTCTCCTCCGGACCTTCGGCCTGCAGGCTACCAACATGCTCCCAACACTAAAA GAGCAGATCATGGCGTTTGCAAGCAAGTGA
- the fam161b gene encoding protein FAM161B has translation MSEPEMMLTDGSESEEILHQRLRSLSETIQRQLQETERRHREQLESRIHHNTLLSAELSPRTKLLGLSAPVLESSSECKKHSTRPPTQTQQCEREPSFKTTQQKKEEEAEAECKKKFTALPVPIQVKLPLYQEMMERRDKERKQGLEQRKTFLFSVQKPFSFQEREKKKQEKLVELQAKKTTVQNVQQSCPKHVKAPAERESCRKSHISTTQQENPDKPKLRISDCTRMEKLGFLYEKPSFQPKINQQVPDFNRLHKALRAEGLKATLSKDLTKCQPFYLRTSALPARQSRMSPEISQIPSQNNMRRSKSCGALRSLSADTLPTYITDATRKRCMAIRKSMEMRDGKNQESADWARKYQSKSEALRKTVSLHAKSMDPHKSLKEVYDERLQHHRETDRQRTRDYMRDLHDMNARVRERPLLFEQVKQRYAKAQAEQVYKNELRKAGVEERFVEEKGGAFTSSSISSPAKDDTCPNVHNTDKNCSDAEEENVDDGEEN, from the exons ATGTCAGAACCAGAGATGATGCTTACAGATGGTTCGGAATCAGAAGAAATCCTCCATCAGAGGCTGCGGTCCCTGAGCGAGACAATCCAACGACAGCTGCAAGAGACCGAGAGGAGGCACAGAGAGCAATTAGAGAGCAGGATTCATCACAACACTCTCCTCTCAGCAGAACTGTCTCCAAGGACCAA GCTGTTGGGGTTGTCTGCTCCAGTTTTGGAATCTTCATCCGAGTGCAAGAAACACTCCACTCGGCCTCCCACCCAGACGCAGCAATGTGAACGAGAACcttcattcaaaacaacacagcagaagaaagaggaggaggccgAAGCTGAGTGCAAGAAAAAGTTCACTGCCCTTCCTGTCCCCATTCAAGTCAAACTTCCTCTCTATCAGGAGATGATGGAACGGCGGGAcaaggaaagaaagcaagGGTTAGAGCAAAGAAAAACCTTCCTGTTTTCTGTTCAGAAACCTTTCAGCTTCcaggagagagaaaagaagaaacaggAGAAGCTGGTTGAGCTGCAAGCAAAAAAGACGACTGTACAGAATGTTCAGCAGTCGTGTCCTAAACACGTTAAAGCGCCAGCAG AGCGGGAGAGTTGCAGGAAAAGCCACATCAGCACTACACAACAGGAGAATCCAGACAAGCCCAAACTTCGCATTTCAGATTGCACCAGAATGGAAAAGTTGGGATTCCTTTACGAGAAGCCGAGCTTTCAGCCTAAGATCAACCAGCAGGTGCCCGATTTCAACCGGTTGCACAAAGCCCTGCGGGCAGAAGGTCTGAAAGCAACACTAAGTAAAGATCTAACCAAGTGTCAACCCTTCTACCTGAGGACATCCGCTCTTCCTGCCAGGCAAAGTAGGATGAGTCCTGAAATCTCACAG atacCCAGTCAAAATAATATGAGGCGGAGTAAGTCATGCGGTGCCCTAAGGTCGTTGTCTGCAGACACACTTCCGACTTACATCACAGATGCTACCAGGAAACGTTGCATGGCCATCAG GAAATCCATGGAGATGAGGGATGGGAAGAATCAGGAAAGTGCAGACTGGGCAAGGAAATACCAGAGCAAATCGGAGGCCTTGAGGAAGACGGTTTCCCTCCACGCCAAGTCGATGGACCCTCACAAAAGCTTGAAAGAAGTCTACGACGAAAGACTGCAGCACCATCG GGAGACGGATCGACAAAGGACAAGAGATTACATGCGGGATCTACACGACATGAACGCTCGCGTTCGAGAGCGCCCCCTTTTGTTTGAACAGGTGAAACAG AGATACGCCAAAGCTCAAGCGGAACAAGTTTACAAGAACGAGTTGAGGAAAGCTGGCGTCGAAGAACGTTTTGTTGAAGAAAAGGGAGGCGCGTTCACCTCGTCGTCCATCTCATCACCAGCTAAAGATGACACATGCCCCAACGTCCACAACACTGACAAAAACTGCAGCGACGCAGA GGAGGAAAATGTAGACGACGGTGAAGAAAATTGA
- the LOC119115909 gene encoding basal body-orientation factor 1-like isoform X2: MTSPWRQRYTTSQSRLHERCCHHHWRTCTSSIWHFIFAEGKKMHRKKVVKVRKIKTGKGKKSEKRESKTDKDFDLDNAKAKVTLWELKLRLTEQTLAEYRESCGRLARVNDDLGNKLAHAERQILEATAHWQRLDAAKDEKMNALHDALKSQEAHALEQQNKLVEHYMLEINEMKELFRKRAGEFETIQDGMKTIEEFQTRKAQMEQELSDIRKSMELAEKEHRENRIEMEYRFFTEKARLEKDAEETIAQMDKQAHHEAILQLDDASRCVFKENVRLNETLKHHMKEAEELHKLANSLAKENTALAVDKKTLDLLAKKNVAQMVAQKEELTRLKEKIDSLEKTLEEKRDEHERREEKMLLSSQVDKAELEKLQSVLSMREKELKHVKKLAGANMEQRSELERFFHEALALVKEEIAATRVQYKKETQQAYQWTLKQATAGKVKFPPIRTFQNTPYSTNSVYSDLEEAARWIHQPGSKVEISDLTWEQKEQVLRLLFAKMNRQRPRRANNLAAPSSDSHVAGEEHCALSTFITQAPDSLLPTNTNSLAEKRTT; this comes from the exons ATGACGTCTCCATGGCGACAAAGATACACAACTAGTCAGAGCAGGTTGCACGAGAGATGCTGTCACCACCACTGGCGTACTTGTACTAGTTCTATCTGGCATTTTATATTtgcagaaggaaaaaaaatgcacaggaAGAAAGTCGTCAAAGTGAGAAAGATAAAAACCGG AAAAGGAAAGAAGAGCGAAAAACGGGAGTCCAAAACCGACAAAGACTTTGACCTAGATAATGCCAAAGCCAAAGTTACCTTGTGGGAGCTGAAACTCCGACTAACAGAGCAGACTCTCGCTGAATATCGCGAGAGCTGCGGCCGGCTGGCACGCGTCAACGATGACCTTGGCAACAAGCTGGCACATGCTGAGCGACAAATCCTTGAAGCCACCGCTCACTGGCAGAGGTTGGATGCTGCCAAAGATGAGAAG ATGAATGCACTTCATGATGCGCTCAAAAGTCAAGAGGCGCACGCTCTTGAGCAGCAGAACAAACTG GTTGAACATTACATGCTTGAAATCAACGAGATGAAGGAGTTGTTCAGAAAGCGAGCCGGCGAATTTGAGACGATACAGGATGGAATGAAGACCATTGAGGAGTTCCAGACGAGAAAAGCCCAAATGGAGCAGGAGCTCAGTGAT ATAAGAAAAAGCATGGAGCTCGCTGAGAAGGAGCACAGGGAAAATCGAATCGAGATGGAGTACcggttcttcacagaaaag GCTCGATTGGAGAAGGATGCTGAGGAAACGATAGCCCAGATGGACAAGCAAGCCCACCATGAAGCCATTTT ACAGCTGGACGACGCCTCGCGCTGTGTGTTCAAGGAAAACGTCCGTCTCAACGAGACACTGAAGCACCACATGAAGGAGGCAGAGGAGCTACACAAACTGGCAAACTCGCTGGCGAAGGAAAACACGGCCCTGGCAGTGGACAAG AAGACACTGGACCTGCTGGCAAAGAAAAACGTAGCCCAGATGGTGGCCCAAAAAGAAGAGCTGACTCGTTTGAAAGAAAAGATAGATTCTTTGGAGAAGACTCTGGAAGAGAAAAGGGATGAGCATGAGCGCCGTGAGGAGAAGATGCTGCTCAGCTCGCAAGTCGACAAAGCGGAGTTGGAGAAGCTTCAAAGTGTGCTCTCCATGCGGGAGAAAGAATTAAAGCATGTCAAGAAGCTAGCTGGCGCCAACATGGAGCAGCGGTCTGAGCTGGAGCGCTTCTTCCATGAGGCTCTGGCTCTGGTGAAGGAGGAGATAGCGGCCACTCGGGTTCAGTATAAAAAAGAGACACAGCAGGCTTATCAATGGACGCTCAAACAGGCCACGGCAGGAAAGGTCAAGTTCCCGCCCATCCGCACCTTCCAGAACACTCCATATAGCACCAACTCAGTCTACTCCGACTTGGAAGAAGCTGCACGGTG GATTCATCAACCGGGAAGTAAAGTGGAAATTTCAGATCTCACTTGGGAACAAAAGGAGCAAGTTCTCCGTCTCCTGTTTGCGAAAATGAATAGACAAAGGCCAAG GAGAGCCAACAATCTGGCGGCACCCTCGTCCGACAGTCATGTCGCTGG AGAGGAGCACTGCGCCCTGTCAACCTTCATTACTCAGGCCCCTGACTCCCTCCTTCCCACCAATACCAACAGCCTGGCAGAGAAACGCACCACATGA
- the ngb gene encoding neuroglobin, which translates to MENLSGKDKELIRSSWESLGKNKVPHGVIMFSRLFELDPALFNLFHYNTNCGNTQDCLSSPEFLEHVTKVMLVIDAAVSHLDDLHSLGDFLLNLGRKHQAVGVKPQSFTVVGESLLYMLQCNLGQAYTAAMRQAWLNMYSIVVAAMSQGWAGNGEDKAD; encoded by the exons ATGGAGAACCTGTCAGGGAAGGACAAGGAGCTGATCCGGAGCAGTTGGGAGAGCCTGGGCAAGAATAAAGTTCCTCATGGTGTCATCATGTTCTCCAG GCTTTTTGAGCTAGACCCAGCTCTTTTCAATCTTTTTCACTACAACACAAACTGTGGCAACACACAAGACTGCCTCTCAAGCCCAGAGTTCCTGGAGCATGTCACCAAG GTGATGCTCGTGATCGATGCCGCTGTCAGCCATCTCGACGATCTTCACTCCCTGGGGGATTTTCTTCTCAACCTCGGGAGGAAGCATCAGGCTGTGGGGGTCAAACCACAGTCGTTTACT GTGGTAGGGGAGTCGCTCCTCTACATGCTTCAGTGTAATCTGGGCCAGGCCTACACGGCGGCCATGCGTCAAGCCTGGCTCAACATGTACAGCATCGTGGTGGCCGCTATGAGCCAAGGATGGGCCGGGAACGGCGAGGACAAGGCAGACTGA
- the entpd5a gene encoding ectonucleoside triphosphate diphosphohydrolase 5, which yields MSLYSVNTSGDSPGCASTLLSTQLCAASSTSPHLSSRNAMASPNHLLSLLLVLLAGSLLTEATYYRPHRYFPHYIRFRQPSAHMSNHLPEVVNPAPVPRHPGVPRHPVIPHDLHPRPDDIQTLPETFHPEPEVVHPEPESHHRSAPAARLALANTTRVFYGVMFDAGSTGTRIHIYKFIQKDPVELPVLDNEMYHAVKPGLSAYKDKPEEGGDTVRQLLKIAKKTVPEEEWRRTPVVLKATAGLRLLPEDKANALLNEVKHVFEESPFYVPHNSVTIMNGTNEGVLAWVTVNFLTGHLYSNTKRTVGILDLGGGSTQITFLPKSKRTVDFAPNSYIAKFNLFNSTYQLYTHSYLGNGLYAARLATLGALGADGLDWKVFTSSCLPKKFREEVTFGGTTYKVSGVPDGFAGYKLCYFEVMRVIKGIVHQPYEVKGISVFYAFSYYFDRAVESGLIDGSRGGSIEVRDFKKRAKEVCNKMAKYRAVNPFLCMDMTYITCLLKEGFGFKDNTVLQLAKKVNNVETSWALGATFDYFRNLNIQ from the exons ATGTCTTTATATAGTGTAAACACATCAGGGGACAGTCCTGGGTGTGCATCCACTCTGCTGAGCACTCAACTTTGTGCAGCATCTTCCACTTCTCCTCACCTCTCCTCTCGTAACGCCATGGCTTCGCCGAACCATCTCCTCTCGCTCTTGCTGGTGCTCCTGGCGGGGAGCCTCCTAACCGAGGCGACCTACTACCGGCCCCACCGCTACTTTCCGCACTACATCCGTTTCCGTCAGCCTTCCGCCCACATGTCGAACCACCTCCCGGAGGTCGTGAACCCGGCGCCCGTTCCTCGTCATCCCGGCGTGCCGAGGCATCCCGTCATCCCGCACGATCTCCACCCGAGACCCGATGACATCCAGACTTTACCGGAAACTTTCCACCCGGAGCCCGAAGTCGTCCATCCGGAGCCTGAATCTCACCACCGATCGGCGCCTGCAGCTCGTCTCGCCCTCGCCAACACGACGCGCGTCTTCTACGGCGTCATGTTCGATGCGGGCAGCACCGGCACCAGGATCCACATCTATAAATTCATCCAGAAAGACCCAG TTGAGCTGCCAGTTCTGGACAATGAAATGTACCATGCAGTGAAACCTGGACTTTCTGCTTATAAAGACAAACCTGAGGAG GGCGGTGACACGGTGCGTCAGCTGCTGAAGATAGCCAAGAAGACGGTGCCAGAGGAGGAATGGAGGAGGACCCCGGTGGTCCTGAAAGCCACGGCGGGCCTGCGCCTTCTGCCCGAAGACAAAGCCAATGCTCTTTTGAACGAG gtgaaacatgtttttgaagAGTCTCCCTTCTacgtgccgcacaacagcgtcACCATTATGAATGGAACAAACGAAG GAGTCCTGGCTTGGGTCACGGTGAACTTCCTAACAG GCCACTTGTATTCCAACACAAAGAGGACAGTGGGCATCCTGGACTTGGGTGGAGGCTCTACACAAATCACCTTCCTTCCAAAATCAAAG AGAACCGTTGACTTTGCTCCCAATAGTTACATCGCCAAATTCAACTTGTTCAATAGTACATACCAGCTTTACACACACAG CTACCTTGGAAATGGACTGTATGCAGCTCGGCTGGCAACTCTTGGAGCACTAGGAGCTGATG GTCTCGATTGGAAAGTCTTCACCAGTTCCTGCCTCCCAAAGAAGTTCAGAGAAGAAGTGACCTTTGGTGGAACCACTTACAAAGTCAGCGGAGTTCCAGATG GCTTCGCAGGCTACAAGCTGTGCTACTTCGAGGTGATGAGGGTCATCAAGGGCATCGTGCATCAGCCTTACGAGGTCAAAGGCATCAGCGTCTTCTATGCTTTCTCCTACTACTTTGACAGAGCTGTGGAGTCCGGTCTCATTG ATGGAAGCCGAGGTGGCTCAATCGAAGTCAGGGATTTTAAGAAGCGAGCTAAAGAGG TGTGCAACAAAATGGCCAAGTACCGTGCCGTCAACCCCTTCCTGTGCATGGACATGACATACATCACCTGCTTGCTCAAGGAGGGCTTTGGCTTCAAGGACAACACCGTGCTGCAG CTGGCCAAGAAAGTGAACAACGTGGAGACCAGTTGGGCTCTGGGCGCCACCTTTGACTACTTCAGGAACCTCAACATTCAATAA